Proteins co-encoded in one Malus sylvestris chromosome 7, drMalSylv7.2, whole genome shotgun sequence genomic window:
- the LOC126629923 gene encoding AAA-ATPase At2g46620-like has protein sequence MGGFMAFFYFLLFAISLVLVLRFVSKTSLVHKFTKLWQSLADRFRVYQFYKIPQFNEHFQENRLYRKISVYLDSLPSIEDSDFTNLFTGVKSNDIFFQHDAANSAVHDTFLSAKLSWTNEKSQSDGIRSFVLKINRSDKRRVFRQYFQHILTVADEIEQRNREIKLYMNLSSENERWRSVPFTHPATFDTVVMDAELKNKIRSDLENFSKSKQYYHRLGRVWKRSFLLYGPSGTGKTSFVAAMARFLSYDVYDVDMSKVADDSDLKMLLLQTTPKSLIVVEDLDRFLTEKSTAVSLSGLLNFMDGIVSSCGEERVLVFTMNGKDQVDQLVLRPGRIDVHIHFPLCDFSAFKSLASTYLGLKEHKLFQQVEEIFHGGASLSPAEIGELMISNRSSPSRALKSVISALQTNVDSKKGANKAAQALTNSSSGRSVDESGEPGGVFCRESVHTVREFKKLYGLFRMGSRRKEESPLDSSSAEMLDGSRHERVNS, from the coding sequence ATGGGTGGATTCATGGCATTTTTCTATTTCTTGCTCTTTGCAATTTCTTTGGTTCTGGTTCTCCGGTTCGTGTCCAAAACATCTCTGGTTCACAAATTCACAAAATTATGGCAATCATTGGCGGACCGGTTCAGAGTCTACCAATTCTACAAAATCCCGCAATTCAACGAGCACTTCCAAGAGAACCGGCTGTACCGGAAGATCTCCGTCTACCTCGACTCCCTCCCTTCCATCGAGGACTCCGACTTCACCAACCTCTTCACCGGCGTCAAATCAAACGACATCTTCTTCCAGCACGACGCCGCCAACTCCGCTGTCCACGACACCTTCCTCAGCGCCAAGCTCTCCTGGACCAATGAGAAATCCCAGTCAGACGGAATCCGCTCCTTCGTCTTGAAAATCAACCGGTCCGACAAGCGCCGTGTGTTCCGCCAGTACTTCCAGCACATCCTCACCGTCGCCGACGAAATCGAGCAGCGGAACAGAGAGATCAAGCTCTACATGAACCTCTCCAGCGAAAACGAACGGTGGCGATCGGTTCCGTTCACGCACCCCGCCACCTTCGACACCGTCGTGATGGACGCTGAGCTGAAGAATAAAATCCGGTCCGATCTCGAGAATTTCTCGAAATCGAAGCAGTATTATCACCGACTAGGCCGCGTTTGGAAGCGGAGCTTTTTGCTCTACGGCCCCTCCGGCACCGGAAAAACCAGCTTCGTCGCCGCCATGGCGAGGTTCTTGAGCTACGACGTGTACGACGTCGACATGTCCAAAGTCGCCGACGACTCCGATCTGAAAATGCTTCTCCTCCAAACGACGCCGAAGTCGCTGATCGTGGTGGAGGATCTGGACCGTTTCTTGACGGAGAAATCGACGGCTGTGAGCTTGTCCGGTCTGTTGAATTTCATGGATGGGATCGTATCATCGTGCGGCGAGGAGCGCGTGTTGGTTTTCACGATGAACGGTAAGGATCAGGTGGACCAGTTGGTTCTGAGGCCGGGGCGGATCGACGTCCACATCCATTTTCCGCTCTGCGATTTTTCCGCTTTCAAGAGCTTGGCCAGCACTTACCTCGGGCTCAAGGAACACAAGCTGTTCCAGCAGGTGGAGGAGATTTTCCACGGCGGCGCGAGTCTGAGCCCGGCGGAGATCGGCGAGCTTATGATTTCGAATCGGAGCTCGCCGAGTCGGGCTTTGAAGTCGGTTATCTCGGCGTTGCAGACGAATGTGGATAGTAAGAAGGGCGCGAACAAAGCCGCGCAGGCGTTGACGAATAGTTCGTCGGGTCGGTCGGTCGACGAGTCGGGCGAACCCGGCGGCGTTTTTTGCCGGGAGAGTGTTCACACGGTGAGGGAGTTTAAGAAATTGTACGGTCTTTTCAGAATGGGAAGTCGGAGGAAGGAAGAATCGCCGTTGGATTCTAGTTCCGCGGAAATGTTGGATGGTTCGCGGCATGAAAGGGTGAATTCGTAA
- the LOC126629590 gene encoding uncharacterized protein LOC126629590, with protein sequence MGGSGERETKFLQELILYAASAALSCLVLFAGLRHLDPNREASKKAMEHKKEISKRLGRPLINTNSYEDVIACDVINPDHIEVEFGSIGGLDDIKDALYELVILPLQRPNLFSHGKLLGPQKGVLLYGPPGTGKTMLAKAIAKESGAVFINVRISNLMSKWFGDAQKLVAAVFSLAYKLQPAIIFIDEVDSFLGQRRTTDHEALTNMKTEFMALWDGFTTDQNARVMVLAATNRPSELDEAILRRLPQAFEIGMPNQRERADILKVILKGERVEDNIDYDRLAVLSEGYTGSDLLELCKKAAYFPIRDLLNEEKNGNKSSAPRPLTQLDLENVLATSKHTKVAANDYTGLISSQSSPRWSRNRETGDYPVQAAINELTRHVVQILNIQPDAQDP encoded by the exons ATGGGAGGTTCAGGGGAGAGGGAGACCAAGTTCCTGCAGGAACTGATACTGTACGCGGCGAGCGCGGCGTTGAGTTGCTTGGTTTTGTTCGCGGGGCTCCGGCATCTCGACCCGAACCGGGAGGCGTCGAAGAAGGCGATGGAGCACAAGAAGGAAATCTCCAAGCGACTCGGCCGCCCTCTTATTAACACCAATTCTTATGAG GATGTTATAGCCTGCGATGTAATAAACCCCGACCACATTGAAGTAGAATTTGGATCTATTGGAGGACTGGATGATATAAAGGACGCCTTGTATGAACTAGTGATCCTTCCGCTACAGAGGCCTAATTTGTTTTCCCATGGGAAGCTTCTTGGTCCACAAAAAGGTGTCTTGCTGTATGGACCACCAGGTACTGGAAAGACTATGCTTGCCAAAGCTATTGCGAAGGAGTCTGGAGCTGTTTTCATCAATGTCAGGATATCAAATCTGATGAGCAAATGGTTTGGTGATGCACAAAAGCTCG TTGCTGCTGTATTTAGCTTGGCTTATAAACTCCAGCCTGCTATCATATTTATTGATGAGGTTGATAGTTTCTTGGGTCAGCGCCGAACTACAGATCATGAGGCATTAACAAACATGAAAACTGAGTTCATGGCATTATGGGATGGCTTTACTACAGATc AGAATGCTCGAGTTATGGTTCTTGCTGCTACTAATCGTCCATCAGAACTTGATGAAGCAATACTTCGTCGTCTTCCTCAGGCCTTTGAGATTGGGATGCCCAATCAAAGAGAGAGGGCTGATATACTAAAGGTGATTTTGAAGGGCGAGAGAGTTGAAGACAATATTGATTATGACCGTTTAGCCGTCTTGTCTGAGGGTTACACAGGTTCGGATCTACTTGAGCTTTGCAAGAAAGCAGCCTATTTTCCTATCAGAGACCTACTAAATGAAGAAAAGAACGGAAATAAATCTTCT GCACCAAGGCCATTAACCCAGTTAGATTTGGAAAATGTTCTCGCAACGTCCAAACATACCAAGGTTGCTGCAAATGACTATACTGGCTTGATCTCTTCACAATCATCACCAAGGTGGTCAAGGAACAGAGAGACGGGTGATTATCCAGTTCAAGCTGCAATTAATGAGCTCACGAGGCACGTGGTCCAAATCTTGAATATTCAACCTGATGCACAGGACCCTTGA
- the LOC126630393 gene encoding metal-nicotianamine transporter YSL3-like, producing the protein MGNTNGENGEIETFETENGHVNEENGGEPHEDLNRIVPWTRQITVRGLVASVVIGVIYSVLVTKLNLTTGLVPNLNVSAALLAFVFIRSWTKLLQKAGVVSTPFTRQENTIIQTCAVACYSIAYGGGFGSYLLGLSRYIYEQVGVDTEGNTPGSTKEPELGWMTGFLFATSFVGLLALVPLRKIMIIDYKLPYPSGTATAVLINGFHTPKGDKMAKKQVHGFMKFFSASFLWGFFQWFYSGGEKCGFAQFPTFGLTAWRNSFYFDFSMTYIGAGMICSHLVNLSLLLGAILSWGVMWPLIRGLKGEWFPATLSESSMKSLNGYKVLISISLLLGDGLYNFLKILYFTGSSIHRKMNNKSLKTASNNQNATLDDLRRNEVFLRDNIPVWVVCLGYTLFSVISIIIIPLMFPQLKWYYVVVTYLIGPSLSFCNAYGAGLTDMNMAHNYGKVALFVLAAVAGKNDGVVAGLVACGLIKSMVSISSDLMHDLKTGHLTLTSPRSMLLSQAIGTAIGCVVAPLTFFLFYKAFKVGDPNGEYKAPYAIIYRNMAILGVEGFSALPKHCLQLCYGFFSFAIAANLLRDLAPTKIGKWVPFPMAMAVPFLVGAYFAIDMCMGSLVVFVWHKLKKNKASLMIPAVASGLICGDGMWILPSSILALAKVQPPICMNFLATK; encoded by the exons ATGGGGAACACAAATGGCGAAAACGGAGAGATTGAGACGTTTGAGACAGAGAATGGACATGTGAATGAAGAGAATGGAGGTGAGCCACATGAGGATTTGAACAGAATAGTCCCATGGACAAGGCAAATTACAGTCCGGGGACTCGTAGCCAGCGTAGTTATTGGCGTAATTTACAGTGTTCTAGTGACAAAGTTGAACCTCACCACTGGTTTGGTTCCCAATCTCAATGTTTCGGCTGCACTTCTCGCCTTCGTGTTCATCCGGTCATGGACTAAGCTGCTTCAGAAAGCTGGAGTTGTATCAACTCCCTTCACCAGGCAGGAGAATACAATAATTCAAACTTGTGCAGTTGCATGTTATAGCATTGCTTATGGAG GTGGTTTTGGTTCGTATCTGTTGGGTCTAAGCCGGTATATTTACGAGCAAGTTGGGGTTGATACTGAGGGGAACACTCCCGGGAGCACCAAGGAACCAGAGCTTGGCTGGATGACTGGTTTTCTATTTGCTACTAGTTTTGTTGGGCTGCTGGCTTTGGTTCCTCTCAGAAAG ATCATGATAATAGACTATAAATTACCATACCCGAGCGGAACTGCTACTGCTGTCCTTATTAATGGGTTTCATACTCCAAAGGGTGACAAGATGGCTAA AAAGCAGGTTCATGGGTTCATGAAATTCTTTTCAGCTAGTTTCTTGTGGGGTTTCTTTCAGTGGTTTTATTCTGGAGGAGAGAAATGCGGATTCGCTCAGTTTCCAACATTTGGATTGACCGCTTGGAGAAATTC ATTTTACTTCGATTTCAGTATGACTTATATAGGAGCAGGAATGATCTGTTCTCATCTAGTGAACTTATCTTTGCTTCTCGGCGCCATACTCTCTTGGGGAGTAATGTGGCCATTGATAAGGGGTCTTAAGGGAGAGTGGTTTCCTGCAACTTTATCAGAAAGCAGTATGAAGAGTCTAAACGGTTACAAG GTTCTCATTTCCATTTCCTTGTTACTAGGAGACGGACTgtacaattttctcaagatactGTACTTTACTGGCTCAAGCATCCACAGGAAAATGAACAACAAGAGCCTTAAAACAG CTTCAAATAACCAGAATGCGACTCTTGATGATCTTCGACGAAATGAAGTCTTCCTAAGGGATAACATTCCGGTTTGGGTTGTGTGCTTAGGGTACACCTTGTTCTCTGTCATCTCCATCATTATCATCCCGCTCATGTTCCCTCAACTGAAATGGTATTATGTTGTCGTAACCTACCTTATTGGACCCTCTCTAAGCTTCTGCAATGCTTATGGGGCGGGTCTAACTGACATGAACATGGCTCATAACTACGGGAAAGTGGCTCTCTTTGTGCTTGCTGCCGTAGCTGGGAAAAACGATGGTGTTGTTGCAGGACTTGTAGCCTGTGGTCTGATCAAATCAATGGTTTCTATCTCCTCCGATCTGATGCACGACTTAAAGACTGGTCATCTCACTCTCACGTCTCCTCGATCAATGCTTTTAAGCCAGGCTATTGGAACGGCCATAGGCTGTGTGGTAGCTCCTCTGACATTCTTTCTCTTCTACAAGGCTTTTAAAGTTGGGGATCCAAACGGTGAATACAAAGCCCCTTACGCCATCATTTACAGAAACATGGCAATTCTCGGCGTTGAAGGCTTCTCTGCTCTGCCCAAACATTGCTTACAGCTGTGTTATGGTTTTTTCTCATTTGCCATAGCAGCTAATCTGCTGAGAGATCTTGCTCCTACGAAAATCGGGAAATGGGTTCCGTTTCCAATGGCAATGGCTGTCCCATTCCTCGTTGGAGCGTACTTTGCGATTGATATGTGCATGGGGAGTTTGGTTGTGTTTGTCTGGCACAAGCTGAAGAAGAACAAGGCAAGTTTAATGATTCCGGCAGTTGCTTCCGGTTTGATATGTGGAGACGGGATGTGGATCCTCCCTTCGTCGATTCTGGCATTGGCCAAGGTTCAACCTCCCATCTGCATGAACTTCTTGGCAACTAAGTAG
- the LOC126630394 gene encoding cytochrome b5-like: protein MASHPKVHVFEEVVKHNKNEDCWIIIAGKVYDVTPFMDDHPGGGEVLLAAIGKDATNDFEDIGHSDSAKDMMEKYYIGEIDPSNIPLKRISIPAQGGRKNPAKSSDFVIKILQFLVPLLILGLAFAVRNYTKKE, encoded by the exons ATGGCTTCTCATCCAAAAGTTCACGTATTCGAAGAGGTGGTaaagcacaacaagaacgaagaTTGCTGGATTATTATTGCTGGGAAG GTGTATGATGTGACGCCATTCATGGATGATCATCCCGGAGGCGGTGAAGTTCTGCTAGCTGCAATTG GGAAAGATGCAACAAATGATTTCGAAGATATTGGTCACAGTGATTCAGCCAAGGATATGATGGAGAAGTACTACATTGGTGAGATTGATCCATCAAATATCCCATTGAAACGGATTTCCATCCCGGCACAAGGGGGTCGAAAGAATCCTGCCAAGTCATCCGATTTCGTGATCAAGATTTTACAGTTTCTGGTTCCCCTTTTAATCTTGGGGTTGGCCTTTGctgtccgtaactataccaaGAAAGAGTAG